A single window of Candidatus Limnocylindria bacterium DNA harbors:
- a CDS encoding glycosyltransferase family 4 protein produces MKVLFTKRTYAPMGGSESLTYQWATRLAARGHDVRVVCGQAFDDRPRFEDRGVDVIQVKPRGGFLGHVADASTLVDLMRIEELERYAEDRDLVHNVSREYLDSSLNVADELDLPIVLTPLAHPGQFHGGDTPADFLRYRRASVITTMTEWERAWFGGLGVDPYRVITTGTGANALRSHDGVGFRARHRIPADAPVILYIGRRERYKGYIHLLDAAELVWQRHNEARFVFIGVPGFYGAMVDEFARYTDDRIIEIERAGAAEKSAALDACDLYAMPSVHETFGIGYLEAWLHEKPVIGGDIPPLREVIADGVDGLLVAQKVADIASAVTRLLDDPALRAAMGRAGNAKLHERWDWDRVMDRVEDAHRRAVGAHLPADEALA; encoded by the coding sequence ATGAAGGTCCTCTTCACGAAACGCACGTACGCACCGATGGGTGGATCGGAAAGCCTCACCTACCAGTGGGCCACGCGTCTTGCCGCGCGCGGTCACGACGTTCGCGTTGTCTGCGGTCAAGCGTTCGACGACCGGCCTCGCTTCGAGGACCGCGGTGTCGATGTCATCCAGGTGAAACCGCGCGGTGGCTTCCTCGGGCACGTCGCCGACGCGTCCACACTCGTGGACCTCATGCGCATCGAGGAGCTCGAGCGCTACGCCGAGGATCGCGACCTCGTCCACAACGTCAGCCGCGAGTACCTTGACAGCTCGCTCAATGTCGCGGACGAGCTCGACCTTCCGATCGTCCTGACCCCGCTGGCGCATCCCGGCCAGTTCCATGGCGGCGACACGCCCGCTGACTTCCTGCGCTATCGGCGTGCATCGGTCATCACGACGATGACCGAATGGGAGCGCGCCTGGTTCGGTGGGCTGGGTGTCGATCCGTATCGCGTGATCACGACGGGCACGGGCGCGAACGCGCTGCGTTCTCACGATGGCGTCGGATTCCGCGCGCGTCATCGGATCCCAGCGGACGCGCCCGTGATCCTCTACATCGGGCGACGCGAGCGCTACAAGGGATACATCCACCTGCTCGACGCTGCGGAGCTCGTGTGGCAGCGCCACAACGAAGCGCGGTTCGTCTTCATCGGCGTGCCCGGCTTTTACGGCGCGATGGTCGACGAGTTCGCGCGCTATACCGATGACCGGATCATCGAGATCGAGCGCGCCGGCGCGGCGGAGAAGTCGGCCGCGCTCGACGCGTGCGACCTGTACGCGATGCCATCGGTCCACGAGACGTTCGGCATCGGCTATCTCGAGGCGTGGCTGCACGAGAAACCGGTCATCGGTGGCGACATCCCGCCGCTCCGCGAGGTGATCGCGGACGGCGTCGACGGTCTGCTCGTCGCGCAGAAGGTCGCCGACATCGCGAGCGCGGTGACGCGTCTGCTCGATGATCCGGCGCTGCGCGCTGCGATGGGCCGCGCAGGCAACGCGAAGCTGCACGAGCGGTGGGATTGGGATCGCGTCATGGACCGTGTCGAAGACGCGCATCGCCGCGCCGTCGGTGCTCATCTGCCGGCAGACGAGGCGCTCGCCTAG